TCGCCATTCGTGATGTACACATACGCTATTTTCATCCAGCCAGATTGGATGAGCTTCTGACGATTAAAACAAAGTGCACGCGTTCCAGAGCAAGCACTTTGGAGTTTAGACAACTGATGTATAATCAAACAAACCATTTATTAAGTGAAGTGATTGTCTGTGTTGTCTGTGTAAATGACCATTTAAAGCCGAAACGTTTACCAGATACTTTATTAAAGGAGTAGAACATGGCCAATGCCAATGTTTTGGGTTATTTTTTTCAAGCAGGATTGGTTGTAAAAACGGTCATGCTGATTTTGCTGGCTGCCTCGATTGTTTCGTGGACGCTTATTATACAAAGAGCTTGGTTTTTTAGACGCATCAAGCAGCACTATGAAACATTTAGTAAACGCTTTTGGGAGTCTGGTGATTTAAGCAAGCTCTACGCAGAACTTGATTCAAATTCAACGGATAGGTATGGCTTGGCTGCTATTTTCCACTCTGGATTCAAAGAGTTTTTACGTATCCGTA
This genomic interval from Legionella oakridgensis ATCC 33761 = DSM 21215 contains the following:
- a CDS encoding YbgC/FadM family acyl-CoA thioesterase; amino-acid sequence: MIIDKEHNSYFRVYVEDVDHMGIVYHANYLYFFERARTDMLRDFGLSLTSMAKYGTHFAIRDVHIRYFHPARLDELLTIKTKCTRSRASTLEFRQLMYNQTNHLLSEVIVCVVCVNDHLKPKRLPDTLLKE